The following proteins are co-located in the Halarcobacter sp. genome:
- a CDS encoding MotA/TolQ/ExbB proton channel family protein: MPTFSNQKMNNSPRFLVILSLPIFLFIFILLGFLQIIPLKVEIHSLIIIFLILFIFMFFISHNAWYSFALFRNKILENNEELDSYLNQREITFNGKTKSYASLDDYFEKFLLGLRNDNFANVASSIFPTLGILGTFTAIAISMPDFTVDSKQALENEITILLSGVGTAFYASIYGIFLSIWWIFFEKRGLTKIEYEINSIKSSYKDRIWSKDEIELLKLSQGNQNTILEKVQEILTPDYIFKMDELVKKKLEYLDDINRAFLSIENKISTNYINLSSMFEKSSQKQENILESFEEIEKSIKKISYEYEKSLEKQNLNDKAVKAEIYSVLSSFQLVSNDLKELGKDLINAK, from the coding sequence ATGCCTACTTTCAGTAATCAGAAAATGAATAATTCACCAAGGTTTTTGGTGATTTTATCTTTACCTATTTTTTTATTTATATTTATTCTTTTAGGTTTTTTACAAATAATACCTTTAAAAGTTGAGATCCACTCTCTTATAATTATTTTTCTAATCCTTTTTATTTTTATGTTTTTTATTTCACACAATGCCTGGTATTCTTTTGCACTTTTTAGAAATAAGATTTTAGAAAATAATGAAGAATTAGATTCTTATTTAAACCAAAGAGAGATAACATTTAATGGGAAAACTAAGTCTTATGCATCTTTAGATGATTATTTTGAAAAGTTTTTATTAGGTTTACGAAATGACAATTTTGCAAATGTTGCTTCATCTATCTTCCCAACTTTGGGTATTTTAGGAACTTTTACAGCAATAGCTATATCTATGCCAGATTTTACAGTGGATTCAAAACAAGCTTTGGAAAATGAGATTACTATTTTACTAAGTGGTGTAGGTACTGCATTTTATGCATCAATTTATGGGATATTTTTATCAATTTGGTGGATTTTTTTTGAGAAAAGGGGATTAACAAAAATTGAATATGAAATTAATAGTATAAAAAGTTCTTATAAAGATAGAATTTGGAGCAAAGATGAAATTGAACTATTAAAGTTATCGCAAGGGAACCAAAATACTATTTTAGAAAAAGTACAAGAGATATTAACTCCTGATTATATATTTAAAATGGATGAATTAGTTAAAAAGAAATTAGAATATTTAGATGATATAAATAGAGCTTTTTTATCTATAGAAAATAAAATATCAACAAATTATATAAACCTTTCATCAATGTTTGAAAAAAGTTCACAAAAGCAAGAGAATATTTTAGAAAGTTTTGAAGAGATTGAAAAAAGTATTAAAAAGATTAGTTATGAGTATGAAAAGAGTTTAGAAAAACAAAATCTAAATGATAAAGCAGTAAAAGCTGAGATTTACTCTGTGTTATCCTCTTTTCAATTAGTTTCAAACGATTTAAAAGAATTGGGTAAAGATTTAATAAATGCAAAATAA
- a CDS encoding OmpA family protein — translation MQNKNNNNTNFWISYADLMAGLLFVFILLIGAIIVKYTLLQSESNLLEKTLEKEKIALEKNKKELEQKEMKLKNIILELKDTKNSNSDLEKRLKERILENEQLKLTVQEKQKLLEENKDKLELSILSKKEIEEKLNSLDKEKQKLLLKLSDLKQTLVLKDEEFEKLSTKSKEELEEMVSKNLEISKLVELFKKKNQELEDEMKVIQTKLDNTQNEHDILAKELESTKTKIKNLTGIKIKVITLLKEKLGKNINIDPKSGNLSLSSNVLFDEGKSELKPSSQTFLKNAIYDYFQTILENDEINKYIDTIAIEGHTNSVGGFLYNLDLSQKRAFSVMDYLLSLDFKNKEKLRQLVVASGRSYLDLIYDKDGKEDKEASRRIEIKLNIKNEEAIKEIANILK, via the coding sequence ATGCAAAATAAAAACAATAATAATACAAATTTTTGGATATCTTATGCTGACTTAATGGCAGGATTACTTTTTGTATTTATTCTTTTAATTGGAGCTATTATTGTTAAATATACTTTGCTTCAAAGTGAGAGTAATCTTCTTGAAAAGACTTTAGAAAAAGAGAAAATTGCACTAGAAAAAAACAAAAAAGAATTAGAACAAAAAGAGATGAAACTAAAAAATATAATCTTGGAGTTAAAAGATACCAAAAATTCTAATAGTGATCTAGAAAAGAGATTAAAAGAGAGAATTTTAGAAAATGAACAATTAAAATTAACTGTACAAGAGAAGCAAAAGTTACTTGAAGAGAATAAAGACAAGTTAGAGTTGTCAATATTATCAAAAAAAGAGATAGAAGAAAAATTAAATAGTTTAGATAAAGAGAAACAAAAATTATTGTTAAAATTAAGTGATTTAAAACAAACATTAGTTTTAAAAGATGAAGAGTTTGAAAAACTATCAACTAAGTCAAAAGAAGAGTTAGAAGAGATGGTTTCTAAAAATTTGGAGATTAGTAAATTAGTTGAATTATTTAAAAAGAAAAATCAAGAGCTTGAAGATGAGATGAAAGTTATTCAAACAAAACTTGATAATACTCAAAATGAGCATGATATTTTAGCAAAAGAGTTAGAGAGTACAAAAACTAAAATAAAAAACTTAACGGGTATTAAAATAAAAGTTATAACTCTTTTAAAAGAAAAATTGGGAAAAAACATAAATATTGACCCAAAAAGTGGAAACTTGAGTTTATCTTCAAATGTATTATTTGATGAAGGAAAGTCAGAATTAAAGCCAAGTTCACAAACTTTTTTAAAAAATGCAATTTATGACTACTTTCAAACTATTTTAGAAAATGATGAGATAAATAAATATATTGATACTATAGCAATAGAAGGGCATACAAACTCTGTTGGAGGATTCTTGTATAATTTGGATCTTTCTCAAAAAAGAGCATTCTCTGTAATGGATTATCTTCTTTCCCTTGATTTTAAAAACAAAGAAAAACTAAGACAATTGGTAGTTGCAAGTGGAAGGTCATATTTAGATTTAATCTATGACAAAGATGGCAAAGAGGATAAAGAAGCTTCACGAAGAATAGAGATTAAATTAAATATTAAAAATGAAGAGGCTATAAAAGAGATAGCAAATATCTTAAAGTAG
- a CDS encoding DUF2116 family Zn-ribbon domain-containing protein yields the protein MSNCLYCGKKIPMNKAFCSKSCKENYFQMLAIQIPKPFLKRIFIFCTLE from the coding sequence ATGTCAAATTGCCTTTACTGTGGTAAAAAAATACCTATGAATAAAGCTTTTTGTTCTAAAAGCTGTAAAGAAAACTATTTTCAAATGCTTGCAATACAAATTCCTAAACCATTTTTAAAGAGAATATTTATATTTTGCACTTTGGAATAA
- a CDS encoding DUF1826 domain-containing protein, whose protein sequence is MNINTTRGMTRHMAQDKQPTVLSDIYKAEINIAIWRREKQFSVKEFLALNSTFQKEMTLTPQDALSRISESFDNNMTEVSEDIAELVDMFCYLFELKEAGMRLKVLDRAMCPKFHVDKVPCRLVTTYQGMATEWLPHEVVNQTKLGWGCNGLPDSESGLYQSESDIQQLDCGDVALLKGTLWKGNESAGLVHRSPELIKNEKRLVLTLDIM, encoded by the coding sequence GTGAACATTAATACTACTAGAGGCATGACCCGACATATGGCTCAAGATAAACAGCCAACAGTTTTGAGTGATATCTATAAGGCAGAGATTAATATAGCTATTTGGCGACGTGAAAAACAATTTTCGGTGAAAGAATTTTTAGCATTGAATTCTACATTTCAAAAGGAGATGACTTTAACACCACAAGATGCACTTTCTCGTATTAGTGAATCTTTTGATAACAATATGACCGAAGTTAGTGAAGATATTGCTGAGCTTGTGGATATGTTTTGTTATTTGTTTGAACTTAAAGAAGCAGGCATGCGTTTGAAAGTTTTAGATCGAGCGATGTGCCCTAAATTTCATGTGGACAAAGTGCCTTGTCGTCTTGTGACGACCTATCAAGGTATGGCTACAGAATGGCTACCACACGAGGTGGTTAATCAAACAAAACTGGGGTGGGGTTGTAACGGCTTGCCTGACAGTGAATCTGGACTTTATCAAAGTGAAAGTGATATCCAACAACTAGATTGTGGCGATGTTGCATTGCTCAAAGGTACGCTTTGGAAAGGTAACGAAAGTGCTGGCTTAGTCCACCGTTCACCAGAATTGATAAAAAATGAAAAGCGTTTGGTATTAACTTTAGATATTATGTAG
- a CDS encoding lipocalin family protein — MKYIISSIFILLFLTGCANKDPRIQSVDNLDLQQYTGKWYEIARYEHFFEKNCKNVSATYSIKKNKNIKVINRCEDITTNEKKEAIGEAKKVDNKNSKLKVTFFWPFYGDYWVIMLADDYSYAVVSEPTKEYLWILSRTKKLPKNIQDDILEKLKNLDFDTDKLIWTIQE; from the coding sequence ATGAAATATATTATCTCTTCAATATTTATATTACTCTTTCTAACAGGGTGTGCAAATAAAGACCCTAGAATACAAAGTGTTGATAACTTAGACTTGCAACAATACACGGGAAAATGGTATGAGATAGCTAGATATGAACACTTCTTTGAAAAAAACTGTAAAAATGTAAGTGCTACATACTCTATAAAAAAGAATAAAAATATAAAAGTTATAAATAGATGTGAAGATATAACTACAAATGAGAAAAAAGAAGCAATTGGTGAAGCAAAAAAAGTTGATAATAAAAACTCAAAACTAAAGGTTACTTTCTTTTGGCCTTTTTATGGAGACTATTGGGTTATTATGCTAGCCGATGATTACTCTTATGCAGTTGTTAGTGAACCTACAAAAGAGTATTTATGGATACTTTCACGAACAAAAAAACTTCCAAAAAATATTCAAGATGATATTTTAGAGAAACTAAAAAATCTTGATTTCGATACAGATAAATTAATCTGGACTATTCAAGAATAG
- a CDS encoding TIGR03915 family putative DNA repair protein, translated as MILVYNGSFEGFLTLVYEVYYKKLNPEKILKQIPQILLMDEIITIEVDIQKATKVLDAIKTNFDKKNFELILNIFMCDTKEFEVELLKYIIVGFKDKNELFNINNSEVFFLQNLEKELFRSIHKMYGFTRFEELEDNTLYSKIDTKYNMVYFLGKHFFRRLNNQNFIIHDLKRELAFVKVGQKTSIEKVIDFKQPNLSENEEKFTKLWNRFFNAITIESRKNKKCQQNFVPFIYRTYMTEFL; from the coding sequence ATGATCTTAGTTTATAATGGGAGTTTTGAAGGGTTTTTAACTCTTGTTTATGAAGTTTATTATAAAAAGTTAAACCCTGAAAAGATTTTAAAACAGATACCACAAATACTATTAATGGATGAGATAATTACGATTGAAGTTGATATACAAAAAGCAACAAAAGTATTAGATGCTATAAAAACTAATTTTGATAAAAAAAATTTTGAACTTATCTTAAATATATTTATGTGTGATACAAAAGAGTTTGAAGTAGAATTATTAAAATATATAATAGTTGGGTTCAAAGATAAAAATGAACTTTTTAATATAAACAATAGTGAAGTTTTCTTTTTACAAAATTTAGAAAAAGAGCTTTTTAGAAGTATTCATAAAATGTATGGTTTTACTAGATTTGAAGAGTTAGAAGATAATACTTTATACTCAAAAATTGATACAAAATACAACATGGTTTATTTTCTTGGCAAACACTTTTTTAGAAGATTAAACAATCAAAACTTTATAATCCATGATTTAAAAAGAGAATTGGCATTTGTCAAAGTAGGACAAAAAACTTCTATAGAAAAAGTTATAGATTTCAAACAACCTAACCTATCAGAAAATGAAGAAAAGTTTACAAAACTATGGAATAGATTTTTTAATGCAATTACAATAGAATCAAGGAAAAATAAAAAATGTCAACAAAATTTTGTACCCTTTATATATAGAACATATATGACAGAATTTTTATAA
- a CDS encoding putative DNA modification/repair radical SAM protein gives MKKDIFEKMEILADSAKYDVSCSSSGSDNNYKTGQIGATHKSGICHTFTADGRCVSLLKVLLTNHCIYDCVYCINRKSNEIKRAAFAPRELADITINFYKRNYIEGLFLSSGIIDSEDHTSNLILRALKILRYEYHFNGYIHVKLIPGTDEKIIEQIVALANRVSSNIELPSDKSLKLLAPNKTKESVLQPLKYARDISLEKDTKPIGMSTQLIVGATPESDKDILKLSSVLYDKALLKRVYYSAYIPVNDDKNLPAIVTKPPLLREHRLYQADWLLRFYDFSWDEIVDDRNPNLDEDVDPKTFWALNNLQFFPMEINKASKDELLRIPGIGVRGVFKILKARRFKSLDFDDLKKLKISLKRAKYFITCKGKYQKDTPLEQDRIKTALLTSKINTKVNQPSLFDLQYSSITGEL, from the coding sequence ATGAAAAAAGATATTTTTGAGAAAATGGAAATCTTAGCAGATAGTGCTAAATATGATGTATCATGTAGTTCTAGTGGAAGTGACAACAACTATAAAACTGGACAAATTGGTGCAACTCATAAAAGTGGTATTTGCCACACTTTTACAGCTGATGGTAGATGTGTTTCTTTACTCAAAGTACTTTTAACAAACCATTGCATTTATGATTGTGTATACTGTATAAATAGAAAATCAAATGAGATAAAAAGAGCTGCTTTTGCCCCAAGAGAACTTGCCGATATTACTATAAACTTTTATAAAAGAAATTATATAGAAGGATTGTTTTTAAGTAGTGGAATTATTGATAGTGAAGACCATACTTCAAATCTAATATTAAGGGCTTTAAAAATACTAAGATATGAATACCATTTTAATGGATATATTCATGTAAAACTAATACCAGGGACTGATGAAAAAATTATTGAACAAATAGTTGCTTTAGCCAATAGAGTTAGCTCAAACATTGAACTTCCTAGTGACAAATCCTTAAAACTTTTAGCTCCAAATAAAACAAAAGAGAGTGTACTTCAACCTTTAAAATATGCAAGAGATATAAGCCTTGAAAAAGATACAAAACCAATAGGCATGAGTACACAACTAATAGTTGGAGCAACACCTGAAAGTGATAAAGATATTTTAAAACTAAGTTCTGTTTTATATGATAAAGCTCTTTTAAAAAGGGTTTACTATAGTGCTTATATTCCGGTAAATGATGATAAAAATCTACCTGCGATTGTTACAAAACCTCCTTTACTTCGTGAACATAGACTTTATCAAGCTGATTGGCTTTTAAGATTTTATGATTTTTCTTGGGATGAAATTGTAGATGATAGAAATCCAAATCTTGATGAAGATGTTGATCCAAAAACATTTTGGGCATTAAATAATTTACAATTTTTTCCTATGGAGATTAACAAAGCTTCAAAAGATGAACTCCTTAGAATTCCAGGTATTGGAGTAAGGGGAGTATTTAAAATACTTAAAGCAAGAAGATTTAAATCTTTAGATTTTGATGATTTAAAAAAATTAAAAATATCACTTAAAAGAGCAAAATATTTTATCACTTGCAAAGGAAAGTACCAAAAAGATACTCCTTTAGAGCAGGATAGAATTAAAACAGCTCTTCTAACATCTAAAATCAACACAAAAGTAAATCAACCTTCACTTTTTGATTTGCAATATTCTTCTATAACAGGTGAATTATGA
- the uvsE gene encoding UV DNA damage repair endonuclease UvsE, which produces MYRFGLFCSLSDNSLSTNRTINLKNLKYENIEKKLLQNAEELVKLLDYCEDKDFKVFRLGNSFIPFLSHNLFEDSWLEKIKPILKDTKEKISKYNTRITIHPGQYTVLNSTNDMVVKNSLRELERVFWLFDQLGINNEGTVLIHGGGAYGDKTSAIERLIKTIEENPWLKKRLALENDEKVYTANEILNICNFCSIPMVFDIYHHTLNPSEFEAKDILKTWGNKRPKVHLSSKGEGRFGKHGDEIFLKDFIELKNMFKEATKEIDIMVEAKNKEFAIKNLRKEILENNE; this is translated from the coding sequence ATGTATAGATTTGGATTATTTTGCTCATTAAGTGATAACTCTTTATCAACAAATAGAACAATAAATTTAAAAAATCTTAAATATGAAAATATTGAAAAAAAACTACTTCAAAATGCAGAAGAGTTAGTAAAACTATTAGATTATTGTGAAGATAAAGATTTTAAAGTGTTTAGATTAGGTAATAGTTTTATCCCTTTTTTATCCCATAATCTCTTTGAAGATTCATGGTTGGAAAAGATTAAACCTATTTTAAAAGATACAAAAGAGAAAATATCTAAGTATAACACTAGAATAACTATACATCCCGGACAATATACAGTTTTAAACTCTACAAATGATATGGTTGTAAAAAACTCTTTAAGGGAGTTGGAAAGAGTTTTTTGGCTTTTTGACCAACTTGGTATAAATAATGAAGGAACAGTTTTAATCCATGGTGGTGGAGCATATGGAGATAAAACTTCAGCCATAGAGAGATTGATTAAAACAATTGAAGAAAACCCATGGCTAAAAAAACGATTAGCTTTAGAAAATGATGAGAAAGTATATACAGCAAATGAGATATTAAATATCTGTAACTTTTGCTCTATTCCTATGGTATTTGATATATATCATCATACTTTGAATCCTAGTGAATTTGAAGCAAAAGATATATTAAAAACTTGGGGAAATAAAAGACCTAAAGTACATTTATCGTCTAAAGGGGAAGGAAGATTTGGGAAGCATGGAGATGAAATTTTTTTAAAAGATTTTATTGAATTAAAAAATATGTTCAAAGAGGCTACTAAAGAGATTGATATTATGGTTGAAGCAAAGAATAAAGAGTTTGCTATAAAAAACTTAAGAAAAGAGATTTTAGAAAACAATGAATAA
- a CDS encoding TIGR03643 family protein has product MKNLDLTNEEKYRIVEMAWQDRTTFDVIKTQFDLSENQIKNLMREFISPKAYKRWRKRVQGRVTKHRKRVEFKPIRFQGPW; this is encoded by the coding sequence ATGAAAAATTTAGATTTAACAAATGAAGAAAAATACAGAATAGTTGAGATGGCTTGGCAAGACAGAACAACTTTTGATGTAATAAAAACTCAATTTGATTTATCTGAGAATCAGATAAAAAATTTAATGAGAGAGTTTATATCTCCTAAAGCATATAAAAGATGGAGAAAAAGAGTTCAAGGTCGAGTTACAAAACATAGAAAAAGAGTCGAATTTAAACCAATTAGATTTCAAGGACCATGGTAA
- a CDS encoding AarF/UbiB family protein, whose translation MVIKKRDRFLIFKPLSPKRLKKYILDLGASFIKLAQVLATRADFFSKEYLEELKSLHDQIPPMKEKRFNEVFNTAFKDKSIFKEFENEPIASASIGQVHIAYLQNDKKVAVKLRRYGIKKQVLADIKIINFFNRLFNPLFSSYTKNSIDAVISEFSKMIVQEVSLNQELQNLKNFKKVYKKEKIRFPKAYRKYSCDDALVMSFEEGFRFDDKENILKHNIDFKKIISNLVNFYTTQMLINGYFHADPHPGNLLVNTKGELILLDFGMVKTVPNEKRVAIIELIKAANEQDYETYISASKRLGTIAYEAPTAQLAEFTSKMFDIFSNDSLDSQSMQTLAFDVLEGTRDLPFKLPSDAIYILRVSAIIEGLGTTYIENFNGVKDILPLLIKNIPKAIGAKESITETIIEEFKELPFITKDFKTMIKKASEGTLEVEVSKNQMEYIFKISKEYIKSSFISFAFIFASIFYLLYGFEPKEISIVLFLFGFIRLFYK comes from the coding sequence ATGGTTATAAAAAAAAGGGATAGATTTTTAATATTTAAACCTTTATCTCCTAAAAGATTAAAAAAATATATCTTGGACTTGGGTGCAAGTTTTATTAAACTAGCTCAAGTATTAGCAACAAGAGCTGATTTTTTCTCTAAAGAGTATTTAGAAGAATTAAAATCATTGCATGACCAAATTCCACCTATGAAAGAAAAAAGATTTAATGAAGTTTTTAATACAGCTTTCAAAGATAAAAGTATATTCAAAGAGTTTGAAAATGAACCTATAGCTTCAGCTTCAATTGGACAAGTACATATTGCATACTTGCAAAATGATAAAAAAGTTGCAGTAAAACTAAGACGTTATGGAATAAAAAAACAAGTTTTAGCTGATATAAAAATAATAAATTTTTTTAATAGATTATTTAATCCCCTATTCTCTTCATATACAAAAAACTCTATTGATGCAGTTATCTCTGAGTTTTCTAAAATGATTGTTCAAGAAGTAAGTTTAAATCAAGAGTTGCAAAACTTAAAAAACTTCAAGAAAGTGTATAAAAAAGAGAAAATTAGATTTCCAAAAGCTTATAGAAAATACTCATGTGATGATGCCTTAGTTATGAGTTTTGAAGAGGGATTTAGATTTGATGATAAAGAGAATATTTTAAAACATAATATTGATTTTAAAAAAATCATTTCAAATCTAGTAAATTTTTACACTACTCAAATGCTTATAAACGGATATTTCCATGCTGATCCACATCCTGGGAATCTTCTAGTTAATACAAAAGGGGAATTGATACTTTTAGATTTTGGTATGGTAAAAACTGTTCCAAATGAAAAAAGAGTAGCAATTATTGAACTTATTAAAGCAGCAAATGAACAAGACTATGAAACATATATTAGTGCAAGTAAAAGATTAGGAACAATAGCCTATGAAGCTCCAACTGCACAATTAGCTGAGTTTACTTCAAAAATGTTTGACATATTTTCAAATGATAGTCTTGATAGTCAATCTATGCAAACTTTGGCTTTTGATGTATTAGAAGGAACTAGAGATTTACCTTTTAAACTTCCAAGTGATGCAATATATATTTTACGAGTTAGTGCAATAATCGAAGGCTTGGGAACTACTTATATTGAAAACTTTAATGGAGTAAAAGATATTTTACCTCTACTTATTAAAAATATACCAAAAGCTATTGGAGCAAAAGAATCTATAACTGAAACTATAATTGAAGAGTTTAAAGAGTTACCTTTTATTACAAAAGATTTTAAAACTATGATAAAAAAAGCTAGTGAAGGAACCCTTGAAGTTGAAGTTTCAAAAAATCAAATGGAGTATATCTTTAAGATATCTAAAGAGTATATAAAAAGTAGTTTTATCTCTTTTGCTTTTATCTTTGCATCAATTTTTTATCTTCTTTATGGATTTGAACCAAAAGAAATTTCAATAGTTTTATTCCTTTTTGGATTTATAAGGTTGTTTTACAAATGA
- a CDS encoding EAL domain-containing protein, translated as MACNKCNQKFGFENLPSKIYFISEYDELMSKSRIFLMKLGLDVYKVHDLHYIKTENTKEFFYSNIDAIKSNFNLLETEDIKLFIEYEDVGFSYKTVLNSKPMQRFLNLIDDKDFFDVINNQSLTSHFQPIIESKNNSIYGYECLIRGVNPDGSLMYPDVLFKKSTRNDMNFNLDRLCRESALKTAATKKIDKKIFINFIPTTIYDPEFCLRSTVKWAKQLEFDPSNIIFEVVETEQVRDQKHLKTILEYYRNEGFKIALDDVGEGYSGLNRIIDLKPDIIKIDRNIIKEIDTNELKQSVYKALYNLSKENGIEILAEGIETAYELDAIKDIGVDYMQGYYFSKPMPEPIRKIKG; from the coding sequence ATGGCTTGTAATAAATGTAATCAAAAATTTGGATTTGAAAATCTTCCATCAAAAATTTATTTTATTAGTGAATATGATGAACTAATGTCAAAAAGTAGAATATTTTTAATGAAGCTTGGTTTAGATGTTTATAAAGTTCATGATTTGCACTATATAAAGACTGAAAACACAAAAGAGTTTTTTTATTCAAATATTGATGCTATAAAATCAAACTTTAATCTACTAGAAACAGAAGATATAAAACTATTTATTGAATACGAAGACGTAGGATTTTCTTACAAAACAGTTTTAAATTCCAAACCAATGCAAAGGTTTTTGAACTTAATAGATGATAAAGATTTTTTTGATGTTATAAATAATCAATCACTAACATCACATTTCCAACCAATTATAGAATCAAAAAACAATTCAATTTATGGTTATGAATGTTTAATTAGAGGGGTAAATCCTGATGGTTCACTAATGTATCCAGATGTTTTATTTAAAAAATCAACTAGAAATGATATGAACTTTAATTTAGACAGACTTTGTAGGGAAAGTGCTTTAAAAACTGCTGCAACAAAAAAGATTGATAAAAAAATATTTATCAACTTTATACCAACTACAATTTATGACCCAGAATTTTGCCTAAGGTCAACTGTCAAATGGGCTAAACAATTAGAGTTTGACCCATCAAATATAATTTTTGAAGTTGTAGAAACAGAACAGGTGAGAGACCAAAAACACTTAAAAACTATTTTAGAATATTATAGAAATGAAGGCTTTAAGATAGCATTAGATGATGTAGGAGAAGGATATTCAGGATTAAATAGAATTATAGATTTAAAACCTGACATTATAAAAATTGATAGAAATATAATAAAAGAGATTGATACTAATGAGTTAAAACAATCAGTTTACAAAGCATTATATAATTTATCAAAAGAAAACGGTATTGAGATACTAGCTGAAGGCATCGAGACAGCTTATGAATTAGATGCTATAAAAGATATAGGTGTTGATTATATGCAAGGTTATTACTTTTCTAAACCAATGCCAGAACCAATAAGAAAAATAAAAGGATAA
- the pdxH gene encoding pyridoxamine 5'-phosphate oxidase — MTDLSKMRQEYTSKGLEIEDLDENPFKQFETWFNNALEAKLIEPNAFTLSTVGLDLKPSQRTVLLKMYDNTGFRFFSNYNSKKSLQIEENPYVSAHFAWLGLERQVRIEGSIKKISKGESLKYFLSRPRGSQIGAWVSHQSQVVNSRTILETKFDEMRKKFAKGEVPFPSFWGGYEIVPTYFEFWQGGLNRLHDRFVYEIKNNSWEIYRLEP; from the coding sequence ATGACAGATTTGTCTAAAATGAGGCAAGAATACACTTCAAAAGGTTTAGAGATAGAGGATTTAGATGAAAATCCTTTTAAACAGTTTGAAACTTGGTTTAACAACGCTTTAGAAGCAAAACTGATAGAACCAAATGCCTTTACACTAAGTACAGTAGGCCTTGATTTAAAACCAAGTCAAAGAACTGTACTTCTAAAAATGTATGATAATACAGGTTTTAGATTTTTTTCAAATTATAATAGTAAAAAATCACTACAAATAGAAGAGAATCCTTATGTTTCAGCTCACTTTGCATGGCTTGGATTAGAAAGACAAGTAAGAATTGAAGGAAGTATAAAGAAAATCTCAAAGGGTGAGTCTTTGAAATACTTTTTATCTCGTCCAAGAGGTAGTCAAATTGGTGCCTGGGTTTCTCACCAAAGTCAAGTAGTAAACTCAAGAACAATACTTGAAACAAAATTTGATGAAATGAGAAAAAAATTTGCTAAAGGAGAAGTTCCTTTTCCTTCATTTTGGGGTGGATATGAGATTGTTCCAACATATTTTGAATTTTGGCAAGGTGGATTAAATAGACTTCACGATAGATTTGTTTATGAAATTAAAAATAACAGTTGGGAAATATATCGTTTAGAACCATAG
- a CDS encoding CbiX/SirB N-terminal domain-containing protein, translated as MKALIIIAHGSKKELSNSEFISMVGNIKNKDNNYDFVEASFLELASPSIEDITNDLIRKGVKELNYYPFFLNSGRHVISDIPNIIEKLENKNPNLKFELLEHFGKSDFIEDIILRDINIK; from the coding sequence ATGAAAGCCTTAATAATAATTGCACATGGAAGTAAAAAAGAGTTATCAAACAGTGAGTTTATATCTATGGTAGGAAACATTAAAAATAAAGATAATAACTATGATTTTGTTGAAGCCTCTTTTTTAGAATTAGCAAGTCCAAGTATTGAAGATATAACAAATGATTTAATAAGAAAAGGTGTAAAGGAGCTAAACTACTACCCTTTTTTCTTAAATTCAGGAAGACATGTAATTAGTGATATTCCAAATATAATTGAAAAATTAGAAAATAAAAATCCAAATTTGAAATTTGAATTATTAGAACATTTTGGAAAATCTGATTTTATAGAAGATATTATATTAAGAGATATTAATATTAAATGA